A region of the Pseudarthrobacter sp. MM222 genome:
CGCTGCTCGGCACCATGTTCGGGCTCGGCATCACCGCCCTGCTCGCGGCGTGGGCCACGGACGCCGCCAACCTCGCCGGCGTCGGCAGCCATGATGCCGCCGCGCTCACCAACATTTCGGACAACATCTCGATCTCCGGCATCATCCTGTGCGGACTCATCATTTCCGGCCTAGGTGTCCTCAACGACGTCACCATCACGCAGTCCTCCGCCGTGTGGGAGCTGTGGGAACTCGCCCCGGAAACATCCGCCCGCCAGCTGTTCGCCTCGGCCATGCGGATCGGCCGGGACCACATCGCCTCAACGGTCTACACCATCGCTTTCGCCTACGCCGGCGCGGCCCTGCCGGTCCTGATCCTGGTAATGCTTTACGAGCGGCCACTCGGCGACGCCCTGACGAGCGCCGAGCTCTCCGAGGAAGTGATCCGCACGCTGGTCGGTTCGGTCGGACTGGTGCTCGCCATTCCGGTCACCACGCTGATCGCTGTACTGGTAGTCAAGGCAACAGGGGTGCGGGGACCCGCTCTGCCGGTCGCCGGAACGACGGCGCCCCGCATCCCTGCGGGCGCTCCGGACAGCGTCACTCCCGACGGCGTCCCTTCCGAAGGCGCCCCTTCCGACGGCGCCGGAACGCCCCCGGAAACCCGCCGCGGGCGGCGGGCGGCGGCACGGGGCTGACGGCGGCTTGTCCACATAGCCGGCCGGGATCCGCCCGATTTGCCCGGCTTTGAGACAATGTTCTGGTGACTGTTGTAGCAACGCCTCCCGCCCCCAAGCTGGAACTCCCGCCCCTGAAGCTGGGCCCCATCACGGTTGACACTCCCGTGATCCTGGCTCCGATGGCGGGAATCACCAACTCCGCCTTCCGCAGGCTGTGCCGTGAATACGGCGGCGGCCTGTACGTCGCGGAAATGGTCACCTCGCGCGCCCTCGTGGAGCGCACGCCCGAATCGCTGCGCATCATCTCGCACGACGACGACGAGAAAGTCCGGTCCGTCCAGCTCTACGGCGTGGATCCGGTAACTGTCGGCCAGGCCGTACGGATGCTCGTCGAAGAGGACCGGGCGGACCATATCGACCTTAACTTCGGCTGCCCCGTGCCCAAGGTGACCCGGCGCGGCGGCGGTTCGGCCCTGCCCTGGAAGATCGACCTGTTCACTTCCATCGTCCGGACCGCCGTCAAGGAAGCCTCCAAGGGCAACGTTCCGCTGACCATCAAGATGCGCAAAGGAATCGACGAGGACCACCTCACCTACCTCGACGCCGGCCGGATCGCCCGCGATTCCGGGGTCGCCGCCGTCGCGCTTCACGGCCGCACGGCTGCGCAGTTTTACTCCGGCCAGGCCGACTGGTCCGCGATCGCCCGGCTGCGCGAGGCGCTGCCGGACATCCCGGTGCTCGGCAACGGCGACATCTGGTCCGCCGAGGACGCCATCCGCATGGTCCGTGAGACCGGCGTCGACGGTGTTGTGGTGGGCCGCGGCTGCCAGGGCAGGCCTTGGCTGTTTGGCGACCTCATGGCCGCCTTCGAGGGCAGCGACGCACGCCACAAGCCGGACCTGCGCCAGGTGGCGGAAGGGGTGTACCGCCACGCCGAACTCATGGTCGAGACCTTCGGCAACGACGAAGGCAAGGCGCTGCGCGAGATCCGCAAGCACATGGCCTGGTATTTCAAGGGCTATGTGGTCGGCAGTGAACTGCGGACCAAGCTGGCGATGGTGACCAGCCTCGAGGTGCTCCGCGGGACGCTGGACCAACTGGACCTTGATTCGCCGTACCCCGGCGTTGACGCCGAAGGCCCCCGCGGCCGCGCAGGCTCGCCCAAGAAGCCCGCCCTGCCCAAGGACTGGCTGCTGGACCGCAACATGGACGCCGAGCAGTCGCGCGAGATCTGCCACGCGGAACTGGACGTGTCCGGTGGCTGAGACGCGAACCACGGCCCCCGTCCTGGAGGGCTACACCGGCCGCGACTGGGCCCGCTGGGTGGAGGAGCCGGCCAAGAGCACCTACCGTTCCGACTTCGAACGCGACCGCGCCCGGGTCCTGCACTCCTCGGCGCTGCGCCGGCTCGGGGCCAAGACCCAGGTCGTGGCACCGGACACCGACGACTTCGTCCGCACACGCCTCACGCACAGCCTCGAAGTGGCGCAGGTCGGCCGCGAACTCGGCCGCGCCCTCGGCTGCGATCCCGACGTCGTGGACACCGCCTGCCTCAGCCACGACCTCGGCCACCCGCCCTTCGGCCACAACGGCGAATCTGCCTTGAACGAGGTGTCGCACGCGATCGGCGGCTTCGAAGGCAACGCCCAGACCCTCCGGCTCCTGACCCGGCTGGAACCGAAGGTGCTCGCCGCCGACGGACGCCCGGCCGGGCTGAACCTCACCCGGGCCAGCCTCGACGCCGCCGCCAAATACCCGTGGTCCGCGGAGAACGCGCCCGTCATCCACGGCCAGCGGACCAGCAAGTTCGGCGCCTACGAGGACGACCTGCCGATCTTCGACTGGATCCGCGAGGAAGCTCCCGACCGGCGCTCCTGCCTCGAAGCCCAGGTCATGGACCTCGCGGACGACATCTCGTACTCGGTGCACGACGTCGAGGACGCGATCGTCGCCGGCCACTTCCAGTTGCGGTGGATGGACAACCCGGACCACCGCGCCAGGGTGGTCGGCTACGCCAAGCAGTGGTACCTCCCGCACAACGATCCCGCCGCGATCGACGCCGCCTTGGCCCGCCTGGAGGCCACGGACGTCTGGGTGCGCGAGGCCGACGGCAGCCGCAAGTCGATGGCCGCCCTCAAAGACATGACCAGCCAGCTCATCGGCCGCTTCTGCCAGAGCGCACTGGAGACCACCCGCGCCGTCTACGGGCCGGAGAACCTGACCCGGTACAACGCCGAACTGATCGTTCCGGAAGAAACGGTGCTGGAAATCGCCGTGATGAAGGGCCTCGCCACGACGTTCGTGATGACCACGGAACACCGGCAGCCGATCTATGAGCGGCAGCGCGAGGTTCTGCACGCCCTCGTCACGGCGCTGAGCGCCACCGGCGACCGCCATCTGGAGCCCATGTTCGCGGCCGACTGGCGCGACGCCGGGAACGACGGCGCCCGGCTGCGCGTCGTGATCGACCAGGTCGCCTCGCTGACCGACGGTTCGGCGCTGGCCATGTACGAGCGGCTCGTAGGCAGCCTGCCGTCCCTGTGGTGACCGGCTACGGTGACCGGCACCATAACCGGACCTTCGGCGTCGGACCCGGCACTAGGATGGCACTGTGGCCGGCCTGATCAAACGTGAAGATATCGACGAGGTACGCCAGCGCACCGACATCAAGGAAGTCGTCGACGGCTATGTGACCCTCAAGGTCGCGGGCCTGGGCTCCTACAAGGGGCTGTGCCCCTTCCACGACGAGCGTTCGCCCTCGTTCACGGTCCGTCCCCAAGTCGGCAGGTACCACTGCTTCGGCTGCGGCGAGGACGGCGACGTCATCTCCTTCGTGCAGAAACTGGACCACACGTCCTTCCATGAGGCCGTCGAAAAGCTGGCTGCCCGGATCGGCTTCGAGCTCCGTTACGAGGACGGCGGCTCCGGCCCGAACCGGGAAGAGGTCGGCCGGCGGCAGCGGCTGCTGGACGCCCACAAGGTCGCCGACGAGTTCTTCCGCGCCCAGCTGCTGACCCCGGGCGCCACCGAGGGCCGCAACTTCCTGCACGGCCGCGGCTTTGACCGCGCCGCCGCCGAACAGTTCGGCGTCGGCTACGCCCCGCAGGGCTGG
Encoded here:
- the dusB gene encoding tRNA dihydrouridine synthase DusB codes for the protein MTVVATPPAPKLELPPLKLGPITVDTPVILAPMAGITNSAFRRLCREYGGGLYVAEMVTSRALVERTPESLRIISHDDDEKVRSVQLYGVDPVTVGQAVRMLVEEDRADHIDLNFGCPVPKVTRRGGGSALPWKIDLFTSIVRTAVKEASKGNVPLTIKMRKGIDEDHLTYLDAGRIARDSGVAAVALHGRTAAQFYSGQADWSAIARLREALPDIPVLGNGDIWSAEDAIRMVRETGVDGVVVGRGCQGRPWLFGDLMAAFEGSDARHKPDLRQVAEGVYRHAELMVETFGNDEGKALREIRKHMAWYFKGYVVGSELRTKLAMVTSLEVLRGTLDQLDLDSPYPGVDAEGPRGRAGSPKKPALPKDWLLDRNMDAEQSREICHAELDVSGG
- a CDS encoding deoxyguanosinetriphosphate triphosphohydrolase gives rise to the protein MAETRTTAPVLEGYTGRDWARWVEEPAKSTYRSDFERDRARVLHSSALRRLGAKTQVVAPDTDDFVRTRLTHSLEVAQVGRELGRALGCDPDVVDTACLSHDLGHPPFGHNGESALNEVSHAIGGFEGNAQTLRLLTRLEPKVLAADGRPAGLNLTRASLDAAAKYPWSAENAPVIHGQRTSKFGAYEDDLPIFDWIREEAPDRRSCLEAQVMDLADDISYSVHDVEDAIVAGHFQLRWMDNPDHRARVVGYAKQWYLPHNDPAAIDAALARLEATDVWVREADGSRKSMAALKDMTSQLIGRFCQSALETTRAVYGPENLTRYNAELIVPEETVLEIAVMKGLATTFVMTTEHRQPIYERQREVLHALVTALSATGDRHLEPMFAADWRDAGNDGARLRVVIDQVASLTDGSALAMYERLVGSLPSLW